Within the Thermococcus sp. CX2 genome, the region TACGAGCGGAAGAAGAAGATTCTTGAAATGGGTGGCGAAAAGGCTGTCGAGAAACAGCACGCCAAGGGCAAGCTCACCGCCCGTGAGAGGATTGAAAGGCTCCTTGACCCAGGGAGCTTCGTTGAAATCGGCACCTTCGTCAAGCACCGCGGAACGGAGTTCGGTTTGGACAAGAAGGAATTGCCAGCGGATGGAGTTATCACCGGCTACGGAACCATCGACGGCAGGTTAGTTTTCGTTTACGCGCAGGACTTCACCGTTATGGGCGGTTCCCTCGGCGAGATGCATGCGGCAAAGATAAAGCGCATCATGGAGCTTGCTTTAGAGGCCGGTGCCCCAGTTATTGGCCTCAACGATTCTGGAGGAGCAAGGATTCAGGAGGGAGTTGATTCGCTCAAGGGCTACGGCGAGATCTTCAAGATGAACACGATTCTGAGCGGCGTCGTTCCGCAGATTACAGCCATTATGGGTCCCTGTGCTGGAGGAGCCGTCTACAGCCCGGCCATTGGAGACTTCATCCTGATGGTGGATAACCCGGCGACCTTCATGTTCATCACCGGTCCGCAGGTCGTCAAGGCTGTAACCGGTGTCGAGGTTACCCCAGTCCAGCTCGGCGGAGCCATGGTGCACGCCCAGAGGGCTGGTCAGGCTCACCTCATAGGCAAGAGCGACGAGGAAGTTTTGGCGCTAATAAGGCGCCTGATAAGCTACCTCCCGTCCAACAACATGGAGAAGCCACCGAGGGTTAAGACCAGTGATTTACCATTCAGAAAGACCGAGAGGCTCTACGAGATAGTCCCCGACGACCCGAACAAGGGCTACGACGTCAGGCAGGTCATCTACGAGATAGTTGACCGCGACGAGAACGGCAACCCAGACTTCC harbors:
- a CDS encoding carboxyl transferase domain-containing protein, giving the protein MSMEEKVNELYERKKKILEMGGEKAVEKQHAKGKLTARERIERLLDPGSFVEIGTFVKHRGTEFGLDKKELPADGVITGYGTIDGRLVFVYAQDFTVMGGSLGEMHAAKIKRIMELALEAGAPVIGLNDSGGARIQEGVDSLKGYGEIFKMNTILSGVVPQITAIMGPCAGGAVYSPAIGDFILMVDNPATFMFITGPQVVKAVTGVEVTPVQLGGAMVHAQRAGQAHLIGKSDEEVLALIRRLISYLPSNNMEKPPRVKTSDLPFRKTERLYEIVPDDPNKGYDVRQVIYEIVDRDENGNPDFLEILPYFAPNAVVGFGRMNGQTVGIVANNPIHFAGVLDIDSSDKIARFVRTCDAFNIPIVTLVDVPGYLPGTQQEYGGIIRHGAKVLYAYSEATVPMVTVILRKAYGGAYIAMGSKHLGADFVFAWPTAEIAVMGPEGAANIIFRKEIAQAENPEEVRQAKIREYRERFANPYVAAARGYIDDVIDPAETRAKIILALEALESKRVKLPPKKHGNIPL